Proteins encoded together in one Impatiens glandulifera chromosome 1, dImpGla2.1, whole genome shotgun sequence window:
- the LOC124918765 gene encoding receptor-like protein kinase FERONIA, whose translation METVHRLNIGGTFISPAQDTGMFREWSNDFDYLLEPNQLIPLLTTVRIRFSKIPDYIAPQKIYQSSWSMDQIQYRHVNTCCFTWKLPVDAGFSYLVRLHFCELDYETKEIGEKTFKILINNQTVESNGDLIKWGVEIGVAFYRDYIVSRMVNRDLFISLCPHRNQRNDMLDAVLKGLEVLKLSNDDQNLAGETITVEATSFVGWDFSFFKKLAATILAIIIVIGIIFNKLVFWRGRFGDNRHISLISFPPTKINEETETCKIFTLNEIRKATSNFSENMLIRGNKNCNIYKGLIRNDKTNMVTVKRFIPSETKQGANHEFTTEIEILSKLRHKHLIKLIGYCSDRNEKVLVYEHMAKGSLADHVYMSREIENDLKWDQKLNICLGAARGLDYLHTGTQHSIIHRDVKSSSILLDGNYVAKIADFGFCKMSATTNDTFTGISTDLKGTNGYLDPEYFFTRWLTKKSDVYAFGVVLWEVLCGRPALNTRIKEQRNLAQWAQRCFKEGKVEDIVDPTLKSQISPACLKMFVAVANVCSHSVPTERPSMADVVASLERAADLQRRGGNVSDDEVDRLTNVTKNNRSFKLTLSQDEVDALYKYFKLDENGPYTLDELCNHLKAYKAFKNSVPDKRIAERFGDRVRESLIGFQNDIESGKVHLENNPDEIHPLAKIVMDYMKNISHYNETINTLLINDKNIEEDNNPEINPTKSHFNSLVSSLERVLQDVSTDVNKEESHMNIFFMNNINYMAQEVKESSELTTILGDDWVRNRKRKVEYHKFEYEKLTLCKINPFLRSDSGSGNRNLLKGNLKSFNNAFEAIYKSQTAWYIPDSELRRELRLSVATKQIQAYRIFVDKCEHNHLDRYIKYSAEDLENYFEDLFEGCPKQLNNRNRRQS comes from the exons ATGGAGACTGTTCACCGGCTGAACATTGGCGGCACGTTCATCTCGCCGGCGCAAGACACGGGTATGTTTCGTGAATGGTCAAATGATTTCGATTACCTGTTAGAACCGAATCAACTTATACCTCTGTTAACGACTGTTCGCataagattttcaaaaatacCCGATTATATTGCTCCACAGAAAATCTATCAATCTTCTTGGTCAATGGATCAAATCCAATATAGGCATGTTAACACTTGTTGTTTCACATGGAAATTGCCTGTTGATGCTGGATTTAGTTACCTTGTAAGATTACATTTCTGCGAACTTGATTACGAAACAAAGGAGATCGGTGAAAAGACATTCaagattttgattaataatCAAACAGTTGAGTCTAACGGTGATTTGATCAAATGGGGTGTTGAAATTGGAGTTGCGTTTTATCGCGATTATATCGTATCAAGGATGGTGAACCGCGATCTCTTTATATCACTTTGCCCTCACAGGAACCAAAGAAACGACATGTTAGATGCGGTTTTGAAAGGCTTGGAAGTGTTAAAATTGAGCAACGATGATCAAAATCTCGCGGGCGAGACCATAACCGTCGAGGCTACCTCGTTTGTTGGTTGGGATTTTAGTTTCTTTAAGAAACTTGCAGCAACTATATTAGCCATAATCATCGTAATAGGCATTATCTTCAATAAATTAGTCTTTTGGAGAGGAAGATTTGGTGACAATAGACACATTTCATTAATCTCATTCCCACCAACAAAGATTAATGAGGAAACGGAAACCTGCAAGATCTTTACACTCAACGAAATTCGGAAAGCAACGAGCAATTTCAGCGAAAACATGCTAATCAGAGGcaataaaaattgtaatatcTACAAAGGGTTGATCAGAAATGATAAAACTAACATGGTTACTGTCAAACGGTTTATCCCTTCCGAGACTAAGCAAGGAGCGAATCACGAGTTCACAACCGAGATAGAAATCCTATCGAAGCTTCGCCATAAACATCTCATAAAGTTGATCGGATATTGCTCCGATAGAAACGAAAAGGTCCTCGTTTACGAACATATGGCGAAAGGTTCGCTTGCCGATCACGTCTACATGTCGAGGGAGATTGAAAACGATCTTAAATGGGACCAAAAGTTGAACATTTGCTTGGGAGCGGCTCGTGGATTGGATTATCTTCACACGGGGACTCAACATAGCATCATTCATCGAGATGTTAAGAGCTCAAGTATTCTTTTGGACGGGAATTACGTCGCGAAAATAGCCGATTTCGGTTTTTGCAAGATGAGCGCCACCACGAACGATACGTTTACGGGCATCAGCACCGATCTGAAAGGCACTAATGGTTATTTAGATCCCGAATACTTCTTCACCCGTTGGTTAACGAAAAAATCCGATGTTTACGCATTCGGAGTTGTCCTTTGGGAGGTTTTGTGTGGTAGGCCGGCCTTGAACACCAGAATCAAGGAGCAACGTAATCTCGCCCAATGGGCACAACGATGTTTTAAAGAAGGAAAG GTTGAAGATATCGTGGATCCTACTTTGAAGTCGCAAATATCTCCGGCTTGTTTGAAAATGTTTGTGGCCGTTGCTAATGTATGCTCGCATAGTGTCCCGACTGAACGTCCCTCGATGGCCGATGTAGTGGCCAGTCTTGAACGCGCCGCTGATTTGCAGCGGCGCGGTGGGAATGTTTCCGATGATGAAGTGGACCGGTTAACTAATGTCACGAAGAATAATAGAAGCTTCAAGTTGACGCTTTCGCAAGATGAAGTAGATGCCCTTTACAAG TATTTCAAGCTCGACGAGAATGGGCCATATACGCTAGACGAATTGTGTAACCATCTAAAGGCATACAAGGCGTTCAAAAACTCTGTACCCGATAAACGAATTGCAGAAAGATTTGGTGATCGTGTGCGGGAATCGTTAATCGGATTCCAAAATGACATCGAATCAGGAAAAGTTCATTTAGAGAATAACCCTGATGAAATCCATCCTCTCGCCAAAATCGTCATGGATTACATGAAGAACATCTCCCACTACAACGAGACTATCAATACACTCCTTATAAATGACAAAAACATCGAAGAAGACAATAATCCTGAGATTAACCCCACCAAATCCCATTTCAATTCCCTCGTATCAAGCCTAGAACGTGTCCTTCAAGACGTATCAACCGATGTGAACAAGGAAGAATCACATATGAACATTTTTTTCATGAATAACATTAACTACATGGCCCAAGAGGTGAAAGAAAGCAGCGAACTAACAACCATTCTCGGAGATGATTGGGTTAGAAACCGCAAAAGAAAAGTGGAATATCATAAATTCGAGTATGAAAAACTCACCTTGTGTAAAATAAATCCTTTTCTAAGAAGTGATTCAGGTTCAGGCAATAGGAATCTTCTAAAGGGGAACCTGAAGAGTTTTAATAATGCATTTGAGGCTATTTACAAGAGTCAAACTGCATGGTACATTCCAGATTCTGAACTTCGTCGAGAACTGAGACTCTCGGTGGCCACTAAGCAGATTCAGGCATATCGAATCTTTGTCGATAAATGTGAACATAATCATCTGGATAGGTACATTAAGTACTCAGCCGAGGACCTGGAAAATTACTTTGAGGATCTGTTTGAGGGATGTCCTAAACAACTGAATAACCGTAATAGAAGACAATCATGA
- the LOC124930624 gene encoding receptor-like protein kinase FERONIA yields MNQLFAIVPLLFFICHLCSATLFNAADNYAINCGGSSASSAATDGRKWIGDVRSRHSTFSIESKGKLMISKSGVDSLSSIDPIPYATAQVSRSDFTYTFKVNPGPKFIRLHFRPSSYASFKRSTSMFTVKAGNYTLLNNFSPSITADALNLKAFTKEFCINVRENQPLKITFSPSATDNAFAFINGIEVVSMPANLYYSNRLPIDETIALEATHRLNIGGKSIPAAEDTGMFREWLNDSSYLNIDGKSSVSAVATTLRIRYRKVPSYIAPQKIYQTSWSTDSYLQVEKKYSFTWKLAVDTGFRYLVRLHFCELDYEMKEIGQKGFSISIDNQTVEEEGDLIKWGGEIGFAFYRDYMFVVDGDIMEGKRDVFISIHPHLNNDLVMVDAILKGMEVLKLSNPDNNLAGVNPNAPPTYDSKSFGFQEILLISLVVILFAVSYIYLQRNKVEIGSRNIVVRGSDNLCRKLSHNFSAVRSDKFGKVYKGNMDNGTPVEVRQLMYMQEEADGFETSIKISPKLKHEHLIDLIGYCRKGQEIILVYEHMEKGTFADHIFKSDCRLSWVERLRVCHSAALGIAYLHTKDTIHRDINSSSILLNKNFTPKISDFQLSGKKTTSNDASTTHISKDVKGTIGYLDPDYFSTKTLSKKSDVYSFGVVMWEALSGRPVFEVGIKNKKNKKNERNLAIWAQQCYKEGKIDQIIDTAIKPSISSPSLDVFTAIANKCVHNDPTKRLSMAQVAEFLRTALEFQSRSVDKTEVDAVIDSVGIDTNQYVLSDQQREAFQNRLLNSNCVGPYTLELLFIVLEDCKTYADVFDKKTLTKVGRRVRETLDKFKEDMLAKKFEEDIKLAKKNKNKERTPVEIHSLTLDVMEFMEQLLFHIETINSLTNNDIKFDHYFQSLISALKSKLEETAQSYKQTYRQKFLNDNRDFMVRKVTEGVSFARVMKVESVWSIFLKGEPRWNSLNSICKALWQ; encoded by the coding sequence ATGAATCAATTGTTCGCCATTGTACCTCTTTTGTTCTTCATCTGCCATCTCTGTTCAGCTACACTGTTCAACGCAGCTGACAATTATGCAATCAATTGTGGCGGCTCCTCCGCCAGTTCAGCCGCAACTGATGGCCGGAAATGGATCGGCGATGTTCGTTCTAGACACTCTACTTTCTCAATTGAATCTAAAGGCAAACTGATGATCAGCAAATCAGGCGTTGATTCACTTTCCTCCATCGATCCAATCCCCTACGCCACCGCTCAGGTTTCTCGTTCGGACTTCACCTACACATTTAAAGTCAATCCAGGTCCAAAATTCATCCGTCTTCACTTCCGTCCATCTTCTTATGCAAGCTTCAAGAGATCCACGTCGATGTTCACAGTGAAAGCAGGCAATTACACTCTCCTCAACAACTTCAGCCCTTCCATAACCGCCGATGCTTTAAACCTCAAGGCTTTTACCAAAGAGTTCTGCATCAACGTCAGGGAAAATCAACCTCTGAAAATCACCTTTTCTCCCTCCGCCACGGATAACGCGTTTGCTTTTATCAACGGCATTGAAGTTGTCTCCATGCCTGCAAATCTGTACTACTCCAATCGTCTTCCAATTGACGAGACCATTGCTCTAGAGGCAACTCACAGGCTCAACATTGGCGGCAAATCCATTCCTGCTGCAGAAGACACGGGTATGTTTAGGGAATGGTTGAACGATTCTAGTTATCTAAACATTGACGGTAAATCCAGCGTTTCAGCTGTAGCAACTACACTTCGCATTAGATATAGAAAAGTTCCTTCCTATATCGCTCCACAGAAAATCTATCAAACGTCTTGGTCAACAGATTCGTATCTTCAAGTTGAGAAGAAGTATAGTTTTACTTGGAAATTAGCTGTTGATACTGGTTTCAGATACCTAGTGAGACTCCATTTCTGCGAGCTCGATTACGAAATGAAAGAAATCGGTCAGAAGGGATTTAGTATTTCCATAGACAACCAAACGGTGGAGGAAGAAGGTGATCTGATCAAGTGGGGAGGTGAAATTGGATTCGCGTTTTACCGCGATTACATGTTTGTGGTCGACGGTGACATAATGGAGGGCAAACGCGACGTTTTCATATCAATCCATCCGCATCTAAATAACGATCTGGTAATGGTAGATGCCATTCTGAAAGGTATGGAAGTTTTGAAATTGAGCAACCCGGATAATAATCTTGCTGGTGTGAATCCAAACGCGCCTCCAACTTACGATTCAAAATCGTTTGGTTTTCAAGAGATCTTACTCATATCCTTAGTTGTAATTCTATTCGCGGTTAGCTACATTTATCTTCAACGGAATAAAGTAGAAATCGGCAGCAGGAACATCGTCGTCCGCGGCAGCGATAATCTCTGCCGCAAGTTATCACATAACTTCAGCGCAGTTCGCAGCGATAAATTCGGAAAGGTATATAAAGGAAACATGGATAACGGGACTCCAGTTGAGGTAAGGCAGTTGATGTATATGCAAGAAGAGGCAGATGGATTCGAGACTTCCATAAAAATCTCACCGAAGCTGAAGCACGAGCATCTCATCGATCTGATCGGTTATTGCCGCAAGGGACAAGAGATTATCCTTGTTTACGAGCACATGGAGAAAGGTACGTTTGCGGATCATATATTCAAATCGGATTGTCGTTTATCTTGGGTGGAAAGGCTTAGGGTTTGTCATTCCGCTGCCCTCGGAATCGCTTACCTTCATACTAAAGATACGATACATCGAGATATTAATAGCTCGAGCATTCTGTTGAACAAGAATTTCACACCGAAAATCTCTGATTTCCAATTGAGCGGCAAGAAAACGACGTCGAACGACGCATCTACCACTCATATCAGCAAAGACGTGAAAGGAACAATCGGTTATCTTGATCCCGACTATTTCTCAACTAAAACGCTGAGCAAAAAATCCGACGTTTATTCGTTCGGAGTTGTAATGTGGGAAGCGCTTAGCGGGAGACCTGTTTTTGAAGTGgggattaaaaacaaaaaaaacaaaaaaaacgaGCGGAATCTAGCCATATGGGCTCAACAATGTTACAAAGAAGGTAAGATTGATCAAATTATCGATACAGCAATCAAACCAAGTATATCTTCTCCTTCCCTGGATGTTTTCACAGCTATAGCAAACAAGTGTGTACACAATGATCCTACCAAGCGTCTTTCAATGGCTCAAGTCGCAGAGTTTCTTCGAACAGCGTTGGAATTTCAATCACGGTCCGTTGACAAAACAGAGGTCGATGCAGTAATCGATTCCGTTGGTATAGACACTAACCAATATGTTCTTTCCGACCAGCAGAGAGAAGCTTTTCAAAACAGGCTTCTGAATTCTAACTGCGTTGGGCCTTACACTCTTGAACTTCTGTTTATCGTTCTAGAAGACTGCAAGACATATGCGGATGTCtttgataaaaaaacattaacgAAAGTCGGAAGGAGAGTGAGGGAAACCCTCGATAAGTTTAAGGAGGATATGTTAGCGAAGAAGTTTGAGGAGGATATCAAATTAGcgaagaagaataagaataaggagAGGACCCCTGTTGAGATCCACTCACTCACTTTGGATGTAATGGAATTCATGGAGCAGCTATTGTTTCACATTGAGACCATCAATTCTCTCACGAACAAtgacatcaaatttgatcactATTTCCAATCACTTATTTCGGCTCTGAAGAGTAAACTGGAGGAAACAGCTCAATCTTACAAACAAACATACAGACAGAAATTTCTCAATGACAATAGAGATTTTATGGTTAGAAAGGTGACGGAGGGCGTTTCATTTGCTCGTGTGATGAAGGTTGAATCTGTATGGTCCATCTTCCTTAAGGGCGAACCTCGTTGGAACAGTTTGAACAGTATTTGTAAGGCTTTGTGGCAATGA